A stretch of Lathyrus oleraceus cultivar Zhongwan6 chromosome 6, CAAS_Psat_ZW6_1.0, whole genome shotgun sequence DNA encodes these proteins:
- the LOC127090954 gene encoding scarecrow-like protein 8, translating into MSSPGFPGGVGASDFYGRAGNFSGRSITLPSNMNNMNNNNNNFSTMATTTTQNYHNPFYRTQQQQQQLPSIFIDPSSQIVQNRSSTMIRNYLDPSSQIAQQRHASNLIGKRTLAEFQTHNINNINKTNNLSTHNTANALLSNLVFRSVKPRNFQYGSPLSPLSPMDFSNSSNSSTDLGNNSSCSSSAIAMLLRSNPGAQNSTPVNNSILQNTHFQNQNSNSAEIQTTITDPNKKMMDNYLLELEKQLLEDNDEEGEQDGNSVTTNSEWSETIQNLISLQQNPIQIPVSSPSSSNTSLNSSSSSVVLPSGSFKQWLTEAATAISEGKIDAASEILNRLAQTLKLSVSSDSRLTNYMVSALKSRMNHFENPPPVAELFSKEHAESTQLMFDNSLCFKVAFMAGNIAIIEAAFDETTSERTNSNNNMKNICVVDFDIGHGKRYVNLLHELHARLKGSPATLKITAVADNSNDERLKMVEENLSQQAEKLGIGFEFKVVTLKITELTRESLGYSSEDILAVNFAFKLFRMPDESVSTENPRDELLRRVKSLAPRVVTLLEQELNTNTAPFVARVAESFSYYGALLDSIESTMGKESSERVKIEEGLSRKMGNTVACEGRDRVERCEVFGKWRARMSMAGFSLNPVSQKVAESVKARLAPGSRVIVNEENGGVSFGWMGRKLTVASAWR; encoded by the coding sequence ATGTCGTCACCGGGCTTCCCCGGCGGCGTCGGAGCCTCCGATTTCTACGGCAGAGCAGGTAACTTTTCCGGCAGATCTATCACACTTCCGTCCAACATGAACAATAtgaacaacaataacaataatttCTCAACCATGGCCACCACCACCACCCAGAATTATCATAACCCTTTCTACCGaacccaacaacaacaacaacaacttccATCGATTTTCATCGACCCTTCTTCCCAAATCGTTCAAAACCGATCATCTACCATGATCAGAAATTACCTTGACCCTTCTTCCCAAATCGCACAACAACGTCATGCATCTAACCTCATCGGAAAACGTACCCTCGCTGAATTTCAAAcccacaacatcaacaacatcaacaagacCAACAACCTCAGTACCCACAATACTGCTAACGCTCTTCTTTCCAACCTTGTATTTCGCTCTGTCAAACCTAGAAATTTTCAATACGGTTCTCCTCTTTCACCTCTTTCTCCTATGGATTTCTCAAATTCATCAAATTCATCAACCGATTTGGGCAACAATTCTTCTTGTTCTTCTTCTGCTATAGCTATGCTTCTTCGCTCGAATCCTGGTGCTCAAAACTCAACACCGGTGAATAATTCGATCCTCCAGAATAcccattttcaaaatcaaaattCCAATTCTGCTGAGATTCAGACAACAATCACTGACCCAAATAAGAAAATGATGGATAATTACTTATTGGAGTTGGAAAAACAGCTCCTTGAAGACAATGACGAAGAAGGAGAACAAGATGGGAATTCTGTCACTACAAACAGTGAATGGTCTGAGACAATTCAGAATTTAATTAGTTTACAGCAAAACCCGATCCAGATACCAGTTTCATCACCGTCTTCATCCAACACTTCCCTgaattcatcttcttcctcggTTGTTTTACCTTCGGGCTCTTTCAAGCAATGGTTAACAGAAGCTGCTACCGCGATTTCGGAAGGTAAAATCGATGCTGCATCGGAGATCCTTAATCGTTTGGCTCAGACACTAAAACTATCCGTGAGTTCTGATAGTAGATTAACTAATTATATGGTCTCAGCGCTCAAATCTCGCATGAATCATTTCGAAAATCCACCTCCGGTAGCGGAACTGTTCAGTAAAGAACATGCTGAGTCAACTCAGCTTATGTTCGATAATTCTCTGTGCTTTAAGGTCGCTTTCATGGCTGGCAACATCGCAATCATCGAAGCTGCATTCGATGAAACAACATCAGAGAGAACTAACAGTAACAACAATATGAAGAATATCTGTGTGGTGGATTTTGATATTGGTCATGGGAAAAGATACGTTAACCTTCTCCATGAGCTACACGCGCGTCTCAAAGGTTCACCGGCGACGTTGAAGATCACAGCTGTAGCAGATAACAGCAACGACGAGAGGTTGAAGATGGTGGAAGAGAATTTGAGTCAACAAGCTGAGAAATTGGGAATCGGTTTTGAATTCAAAGTGGTAACACTGAAAATCACCGAGTTAACTCGCGAGTCATTGGGTTACAGCTCAGAGGATATTCTTGCTGTCAACTTCGCGTTCAAGCTTTTCAGAATGCCAGATGAAAGCGTGTCAACTGAGAATCCACGCGACGAGCTTCTCAGGCGCGTGAAATCACTTGCCCCGCGTGTAGTAACTCTTCTGGAGCAAGAGCTGAATACAAACACAGCTCCATTTGTCGCACGTGTGGCTGAGTCGTTTTCCTATTACGGCGCGTTGCTTGACTCAATTGAGTCCACAATGGGGAAAGAGAGCTCGGAGCGAGTCAAGATTGAGGAGGGGCTGAGTCGGAAGATGGGTAACACGGTTGCTTGTGAAGGTAGGGATCGCGTGGAGCGCTGTGAAGTGTTTGGGAAGTGGCGTGCACGCATGAGTATGGCTGGGTTTAGTTTGAACCCGGTGAGTCAGAAAGTCGCTGAGTCGGTAAAAGCGCGACTCGCTCCAGGGAGCCGAGTTATTGTGAATGAAGAAAACGGTGGGGTTAGCTTTGGGTGGATGGGAAGAAAACTAACCGTCGCATCTGCTTGGCGTTAA